Part of the Longimicrobium sp. genome is shown below.
GCGAAAAGATCATCGACCGCTCGATGACGTTGCGCAGCTCGCGCGCGTTCCCCGGCCAGTCGTGCGCCTGCAGCCGCTGCACTCCCGCCGCGTCGATGGCGGGCACCTGCTTGCCGAAGTACTCCGCGGCGCGCTTGGTGAAGTGCCGCGCGACCTCCGGGATGTCCGAGCGGATGTGGCGCAGCGAGGGGAGGACCTGCGAGGCCACGTTCAGCCGGTAGAAGAGATCCTCGCGAAAGCGCCCCGCGCGCGCGTCGGATGCCAGGTCCACGTTGGTGGCGGCCACCACGCGCAGCGACACCGACTGCTCCTGCGTGGAGCCGATGCGCCGAAAGGTGCGGCTTTCCAGGAACGAGAGGAGCTTGGCCTGCAGCTCCAGCGGCATCGATCCGATCTCGTCCAGCAGCAGCGTCCCGCCGTCCGCGACCTCCACCAGCCCGCGCTTGGTCTGGCGCGCATCGGTGAAGGCGCCGCGCTCGTAGCCGAAGAGCTCCGCCTCCAGGAGCTGCGCGGGGAGGGCGGCGCAGTTGACCTCCACGAAGCGGCGGGCGGCCTGCCCGCTGGCGCCGTGGATGGCGCGCGCCACCAGGTTCTTCCCCGTGCCGCTTTCGCCCAGCAGGAGCGCGGAGACCTGGGCCACGGACGCCACCTGGTCCACGAAGTTCCTCACTTCCTGCACCAGCGGGTGCGAGCCGACGATGCCGTGGCGGTCGAACTTGGCCGCCGTCACCGAGGTGAGCAGCTCCTGCGCGGGCACCTGCTCCAGCGCGCGCCGGATGCGCGTCTCCAGCGCCTTGGGCTCGATGGGCTTGGTGACGAAGTCCGTGGCCCCAGCCTGCAGCGCCGTCTCCGCGTCCCCCTCCGTTCCGTGCGCGGTGGCGATGATGACGGGGAGCGACGGCGCGAACTCCCGCACGCGGCGCGTGAAGGCGATCCCGTCCATCGAGGGCATCACCAGGTCGCACACCACCGCGTCGGGCGCTTCGGCGCGGATCTCGTCGAGCGCCTCCTCCGGCCGCGTGAACCCCTTGGTGACGAAGCGCCTG
Proteins encoded:
- a CDS encoding sigma-54 dependent transcriptional regulator, with the translated sequence MNPTIFIIDDDPDQVALVTAQLERSRRFVTKGFTRPEEALDEIRAEAPDAVVCDLVMPSMDGIAFTRRVREFAPSLPVIIATAHGTEGDAETALQAGATDFVTKPIEPKALETRIRRALEQVPAQELLTSVTAAKFDRHGIVGSHPLVQEVRNFVDQVASVAQVSALLLGESGTGKNLVARAIHGASGQAARRFVEVNCAALPAQLLEAELFGYERGAFTDARQTKRGLVEVADGGTLLLDEIGSMPLELQAKLLSFLESRTFRRIGSTQEQSVSLRVVAATNVDLASDARAGRFREDLFYRLNVASQVLPSLRHIRSDIPEVARHFTKRAAEYFGKQVPAIDAAGVQRLQAHDWPGNARELRNVIERSMIFSRGPVMQIGELASAGAAPAPVTNALQVPRGLTLDEVERMYIESTLRDLGGSVSAAAEQLGISRKVLWQRRKKHGMPDVGL